agctaaaaaaacaaaccacttCTTTTGTCGCTGCCAGAATACCATGTTTCTCTCACAAACTCCTCAACCTCTCTTCCTCAATCAAGAGTACACTGTTTTCTCTCAGAATAGGATTGAGTGACTGTGCTCAACCACTGGCATACATCTTTTATgcagtcatttagggccacaaccatccctggCCCTAACATGCTGCTACTAACTACTGATGCTACAACACATGCCTGAAAATAAACtatgttgtgtttgtgcatgtgtgtgtgtgcgtgcgtgcatgtgtgtgtgtgatatgtaagACCCTAATCCTAACAACACAAAACCAGCATTGTAGCTTCAAATAAGGGTGCTGTTTTATGCTATTCTTCATGACTAAAATGTGCACACGTACAATAGCAGCATATGTacaataaatttttttatttcttttttattttttggtgggggAAGGGGATTGGATTTAATCTAGTTGCATGCCCTACTCATCTTGGAGTGGATAGTTATCTATTTGGATTTTATCCAGAATGACTACTggagctttctttcttttttgaacaATATCAATATTAGTGAAATATAAAGTTAAGACATTATAGCCTAATTGCctaattattaaaatgtgtcaatCATATGCActtacattatttcatttaaacatttattgtaCAAGTACTTAAAGACAAGTATATACTCTTAAAACTGCAGAATCCATGCTTTTGGCTCACATTGATCCTGTATAGGTCATTCAATACAGTCTTTCATTTCAAAGCCCTTTGATTACATGCCCTACTTGCCATGTGCTCAGTGAGCTACTTCTAATCAGTGGGattgttttgattgacagccaaCCTTGTTTTTCAATAGGCAAAAtggggaaatgtgtttttttctgaagtatCATAAATCACAAACCACCGCCTTCTGCATTGCCGGAGTCATGTTGAGAGCCAATAATAGATTCAGCCTGTGAAACACAGATAATGAGCTTATTTGCATTAGACTTTCATGACGGGTTTCTGCAGTAGACAGTATCTCGGAACAACGCACCATAAGCAGTCGTGTGCAATCAACCTGTTTGCAGTGGTaaatatatctttttaaaatatataaacgtCGCacaaatttttaattgaaagcatttggttgcaCAAATTTTGAGATGGCAAGTATGTAATTTACACATGATATTGATAAGTCATACTTagtcatacagtacatgcattgTTCTTAAAGCAACTGGATTctcctcaaaaacattttcagaaactaAACAATCTatcattataaatttaaaacaatggGTAGATATGTGACAATTCAGGGATCTTGAGCAGAGCAGATATTATGTCTTGCTCTCTTTCAACtcaattttaaaatcaatatgcCAATATATGCTTTATTTTCCTGAAACCCATTGTGTAAATATTGACAACCCCCTAGGTAGAAGTAGCATTGTGATCATGACAGTAAAGCTATACACATGTATTTTGTAGAACTGATCATATATCTGATGCAtgtttccctctgtttttattaGCCAGTATAGGTAGTTATTGATTGTACTTCAGGTTGGTGCTGGCCAGTGGGGGCTGGTGAtaacattttttgggggggcacAGTTTTGGGCgggacaaacaaactgaagcagcacagcaaaaaaataaaataataataataataaataaatctaaaaacaacacaacacactgtaatgttgcctaaacactggccagtagcaCTACTTGCATATATTTTGCCCtccttaataataaaaaataatatgtaggGATGAAAAAATTCCAATTTCTCCAACATCATCTAAAGTTACCAACAGACAACTgctcaatttctaaatatggaactactaaagtcatttttactgccactgttacattctatgaagtcataaaaagagtaggaaaatattagctaactccaaGGTCATTTCTAGagccttctgctgccatctgctggacaaaatgtgaatatgtgaatgctgaagttaaaaggaggcaacaaaattcaccaacccATGGAATATCCCAGGATTAtcggagctctcactctcatcatggccacgcaaagccaactcaaaggctttacaaaatttcacacagtctGTTATTCTGGATAGGATGTGTCGATTTTGTCACCTATTGGTCGTGCCTTCTAATGCCAATCCTGTAGCCTTCATCTAGCTGTTCAGCAATGCTAAGCCTGTCAAAAAAGTTTAGTCTCATACTATTGTCTAGATGGCTGCGGCTACTTTTGTgccgtttgcatttttcagaaagatgttataGCTCTTGTACCCTTGTTGTTGTCCACGACGTTTCAGTGCCgacactttgaaatagcaaacagggaaagcaatcaaaggcattacttacaccacatccagctagccaactccATTTGTCATGACAAGAGCGGGAGAAGCCCTGGGTGTAGGCTCATCCGCCAtcacttgcctgctgctgaatttgtatATCGGGTCGGTCTGATCCAGGCTCCTTTATCctccttttttcttccagtgaacgCATTGTGAAAGATcgtttttgtaaggaaataaccaaattttcttttatttccgcGGTTCCACTTGAAGTTGCCATCTCCGGAAAGTACCAGTCAGCTAGCTaaggagcaggagtgacagtCGCGCATCCGTAGTTATATTAATGGTGGGTGTGAACATGAAAGATATGAGAATCGTCCAATCACATTAGAtcaaaaaacttaaaaacaatAGCAATTCGCTGCCAATAAAAGTAGGAGTGTCTGGAGCTGCGCCCcgtggaaaatctgaagcaaccatttagagagcagcctcaggtcacctgcttgccaaaagttgaaggacttacatacacactcatttggCCGGTGCCCTTCACCCAGGAAGTGTATGTATTCACACTGTGGCGCCCCGAGGCCCTATCGGTGCTCCACAAGAGAGCACGAGAAGCACCAGGGCGGCCGGGCCTCCCGCCACCGGCGACTGCTGGGACAAGTGGTGAGTGGACATTACCTCCCATCTGAAATACTGGAAGgtttcaggaccagggacagcaagCTACAGACCAGGTGAGCTCCAAGGATCAGCACCaaggacagggctgcagcagagtgcaggtatgtggaattttccactctgctgcagcacacctgagactgcTCAGCTGATTGCCTCACCGAAGATATAaggagcagcacagaggagtGAGGGCTGCGCGGGACTAGGGAGAGCTAGTGCGCCTGGCGTCTCTTCTCATCGGTTCATTGGGCGGTAAGCGGCTGTGAGCCaacaagggaaaaagaaaggaattgcAGGATTGCAACGTTCAACCTTTGTGCGGAAGGGAGGAAGGAGTGGAGACCGACCTGGAGCGTGCTGGCCAGTGCCCGAGCTCACGCACCTAACCACTGTTCACTTTGTCTTCCCAGGAGGATTGTACTCACCCTGGGGAGGAAGACTgataccccgaccgggaagaagtttctgttcttttttgcttccccttccctttccccctacaattaatacaattaaatgaattttctgTTAACTGATCCTGAGACTCACTGCACTGGTTCTTACATTGCTGCGGCAACTGCAGCCGTGGGTGGTGAGGAAGTCCACATATGGTGGAGAATGCGGGCATTCCAAATCCACGCTACGGGTTGACCGGACAAGAAGGAAAccagcagtgaaaaaaaaaaaaaaaaaaaaaaaaaaaaatggaggaggcTATTCAAGCACTCCTGCAGACGCAGGAAACACTGCAGGTGGCACTGACTGAATTGTGTTCCAGGACAAGGGAACGGGAGAGGAACCAGAAGCCGCGGGATGTGCTGACAAAGTTGACCCCCGAGGATGACGTGGAGGCCTACCTCGAGCTGTTTGAGCGGACGGCCCACAGAGAAGGCTGGGCCCGAGGAGACTGGGGTGGTATCCTGACACCTTTTCTGACCGGGGAGGCCCAGAAAGCCTGCCGGGACCTCTCGGCTGTGGAGGCGGAGAGTTACGGCAATCTCAAagtggccattttggctcaataTGGCTACAGCCTGCCGGCAAAAGCCCAACGATTCCATCAATGGACGTATAACCCCAACCAACCCGCGAGAGCACAAATCGCTGCCCTGAGTCGTGTAACCCGGAGCTGGCTGGTGGAAGGAAACGGGCCCCCCCTCCTGGACCGAGTAGTGCTGGACCGATGCACCCGGGCCCTACCCCCCGATGCCAAGAGGTACGTTGGCCAACAGGGGCCGCAAAGTATTGACCTTTTAATTGCATTGTTGGAAAACCACCAGGTCACCCAAGAGATGCTGCGGACCAGCCGACCCGAACCCTTAAGAGGCACCGCCGGGACATCTAGGACAGAGAAGGGTTATGGCAGGAGAGCAACCGGAACCCCGGAGCCGCGACGACCCgaacccaccccgccccctccccgggAGAACCGGGACAGACGACGGTGCTACACCTGTGGAAGGGAAGGCCACTTCGCACGAGACTGCCCCGACAGAGACGAACCCATGCCAACGGCGGAGACATCGGGACCCCCGGCGTTCCCCTGCAGGTACATCACCACATGCTGGGCACATGAGGGAGCAAGAGCACCAACCTTTCCCGTGAAAATTGCAGGCCGAGATACTGAGGCCCTACTCGATTCCGGAAGTATGGTGACGCTCGTCCGACCAGAGTTCGCTGGAGTCGCCCGAGGTGAGGAAATTTCCGTATCCTGCATCCACGGTGACACCAAGCGATATCTCACTGCCACCATTGACATGTCCACCCCAAGGGGGACGGTGGCCGTACGGGCAGGGGTGGTAGAGAACCTGCCCGTCCCGGTCTTGGTGGGCCGGGATTGTGTCATATTCGATCGGTACTGGAAGGAAGCTCCGGCGAACCGCAACGCAG
The nucleotide sequence above comes from Anguilla rostrata isolate EN2019 chromosome 7, ASM1855537v3, whole genome shotgun sequence. Encoded proteins:
- the LOC135259620 gene encoding uncharacterized protein LOC135259620; the encoded protein is MEEAIQALLQTQETLQVALTELCSRTRERERNQKPRDVLTKLTPEDDVEAYLELFERTAHREGWARGDWGGILTPFLTGEAQKACRDLSAVEAESYGNLKVAILAQYGYSLPAKAQRFHQWTYNPNQPARAQIAALSRVTRSWLVEGNGPPLLDRVVLDRCTRALPPDAKRYVGQQGPQSIDLLIALLENHQVTQEMLRTSRPEPLRGTAGTSRTEKGYGRRATGTPEPRRPEPTPPPPRENRDRRRCYTCGREGHFARDCPDRDEPMPTAETSGPPAFPCRYITTCWAHEGARAPTFPVKIAGRDTEALLDSGSMVTLVRPEFAGVARGEEISVSCIHGDTKRYLTATIDMSTPRGTVAVRAGVVENLPVPVLVGRDCVIFDRYWKEAPANRNAETGRRIQKRRTHRRTEGGAQPAWAGLSGGDPAETVDPDVEVRGPTPGPEDTTATASEAGAENPTALEEVGPSETFSEFSHRQGDPTRDHSRFGTAQLQDPNLAQAWRDVQEIEGQLQPGVSETTNPHFTVDQGLLYRVHEAKGECHKQLLVPKTHVSKVLYLAHTHLLGAHLGVEKTYERILPRFYWPGVKRAVEEYCRHCAECQLHSPKY